The Euphorbia lathyris chromosome 2, ddEupLath1.1, whole genome shotgun sequence genome includes a window with the following:
- the LOC136219535 gene encoding uncharacterized protein codes for MAELKDAHIVEIPVDEEHQQQKLICAIQNHPLSEISNSPGHLLLLKLWQREEDLFGRRIAIKENRMNSIKSELFEICCFFVMFHGIFLTLLFTSSVNSTEEHTTCRKWWMPSIISAVGSAVFVVLVQMKSMMYWKVWSQLQRERNDNRAVSRCIQELRMKGSSFDLSKEPHSGKRMKSSSVEIKWKPVTFFSHYLITICLFCFSGLLFPASRFILCGGF; via the coding sequence ATGGCTGAATTGAAAGATGCTCACATAGTAGAAATCCCTGTAGATGAAGAGCACCAACAACAGAAACTAATCTGTGCAATTCAAAACCATCCATTATCAGAAATCTCCAACAGTCCAGGCCATCTCCTTCTCTTAAAGCTATGGCAAAGAGAAGAGGATCTATTCGGCCGGAGAATCGCAATTAAAGAAAACAGAATGAATTCGATCAAAAGCGAATTATTTGAAATCTGTTGTTTCTTCGTAATGTTTCATGGAATCTTTTTGACTCTCTTGTTTACGTCTTCAGTTAACAGCACAGAGGAGCACACTACCTGCAGAAAATGGTGGATGCCGTCGATAATATCGGCGGTTGGATCCGCGGTGTTTGTGGTGTTAGTACAGATGAAATCTATGATGTATTGGAAGGTTTGGAGTCAATTACAGAGGGAAAGAAATGACAATAGAGCAGTAAGCAGATGTATTCAAGAGCTGAGAATGAAGGGATCGAGTTTCGATTTGTCGAAAGAGCCGCATAGCGGAAAGAGAATGAAGAGCTCTAGTGTTGAGATCAAATGGAAGCCAGTTACTTTTTTTTCTCACTATTTGATTACGATTTGTCTTTTTTGTTTCTCAGGTCTCCTCTTTCCTGCTTCCCGATTCATCCTTTGCGGCGGCTTTTAA
- the LOC136219536 gene encoding transcription termination factor MTERF5, chloroplastic-like isoform X1: MSSVIVLSSSITLSQIIHFFSGISWLQMQTVKSISGLAPFLSYRFVIKAKEPSFIFERFSFCSSLANSSTSSNPALYHYLIETLKFSETQALNVSNRFSHVKSIETPESVLQFFQNLGFSSSHIQTAVRLTPQILFARIDRCLNPKIKVFQDLGLVGYDLGKFISKNPLVLTASLKTRLVPRIEMLKKILLDDKNNEGLIKAINRCYWILCRCPDSRLLSNIALLESCGIVGSQLAMLLRRQPRLFVTEESKVRDLISQTSNIGFSVNSRMFVYGLCTVIGISDETFERKFGVLKSFGFSQDECTKMFIKAPNLLRCSEKKLKLGTNFFMNTVKIEKEVLVRNPQSLLLSIEERVIPRYKVLEIIKSRRLLKKEPLFLNVCHHTEDEFVRKFILRFPDEVEDLLVAYKSHALDSSSEEENT, translated from the coding sequence ATGTCTAGTGTGATTGTACTAAGCTCATCTATTACATTGTCACAAATCATTCATTTTTTCTCAGGTATAAGTTGGCTGCAAATGCAAACTGTTAAATCAATCTCCGGTCTCGCACCTTTCCTTTCATACAGATTTGTCATCAAAGCTAAAGAGCCTTCTTTCATTTTCGAAAGATTTTCCTTTTGTTCTTCACTTGCCAACAGCTCAACATCCTCAAATCCTGCCCTTTACCATTACCTGATAGAGACCTTAAAATTTTCTGAAACTCAAGCTCTCAACGTCTCTAACCGGTTCTCTCACGTCAAATCTATTGAAACCCCCGAGTCTGTCCTCCAGTTTTTTCAGAACCTTGGTTTTTCCAGTTCTCATATACAGACTGCTGTCCGTCTTACGCCCCAAATTCTTTTTGCAAGAATTGACAGGTGCCTTAACCCTAAAATTAAGGTTTTTCAAGATCTTGGTCTTGTGGGTTATGATCTGGGTAAGTTCATCTCCAAGAATCCATTGGTTTTAACAGCTAGTTTAAAAACTAGATTGGTTCCTCGTATTGAAATGTTGAAGAAAATATTGTTGGACGATAAGAATAATGAGGGTTTGATAAAAGCTATCAATAGATGCTATTGGATTCTATGCAGATGTCCTGATTCACGATTGCTATCCAATATTGCTTTGCTGGAGAGTTGTGGGATAGTGGGGTCTCAGCTGGCAATGTTGCTGAGGCGGCAGCCCAGGCTTTTTGTTACAGAAGAGTCTAAAGTTAGAGATCTTATTTCACAGACTTCAAATATAGGGTTTTCTGTTAATTCAAGGATGTTCGTTTATGGTTTATGTACTGTTATTGGCATCAGTGATGAAACGTTCGAGAGAAAATTTGGAGTTTTGAAGAGTTTTGGATTTTCACAGGATGAATGTACAAAAATGTTTATAAAGGCGCCAAATTTACTTAGGTGCTCAGAGAAGAAGTTAAAGTTGGGAACTAATTTCTTCATGAACACAGTGAAAATAGAAAAGGAGGTCTTAGTTAGAAATCCTCAATCCTTGTTGCTGAGTATTGAAGAAAGAGTCATTCCTAGATATAAGGTCTTGGAGATTATTAAGTCAAGGAGGTTATTAAAGAAGGAGCCATTATTTCTTAATGTGTGTCATCACACAGAAGACGAGTTTGTGCGGAAGTTCATTTTGAGGTTTCCAGATGAGGTAGAGGATTTGCTGGTAGCTTACAAAAGTCATGCTCTGGATTCATCTTCAGAAGAAGAAAACACTTGA
- the LOC136219536 gene encoding transcription termination factor MTERF5, chloroplastic-like isoform X2, which yields MQTVKSISGLAPFLSYRFVIKAKEPSFIFERFSFCSSLANSSTSSNPALYHYLIETLKFSETQALNVSNRFSHVKSIETPESVLQFFQNLGFSSSHIQTAVRLTPQILFARIDRCLNPKIKVFQDLGLVGYDLGKFISKNPLVLTASLKTRLVPRIEMLKKILLDDKNNEGLIKAINRCYWILCRCPDSRLLSNIALLESCGIVGSQLAMLLRRQPRLFVTEESKVRDLISQTSNIGFSVNSRMFVYGLCTVIGISDETFERKFGVLKSFGFSQDECTKMFIKAPNLLRCSEKKLKLGTNFFMNTVKIEKEVLVRNPQSLLLSIEERVIPRYKVLEIIKSRRLLKKEPLFLNVCHHTEDEFVRKFILRFPDEVEDLLVAYKSHALDSSSEEENT from the coding sequence ATGCAAACTGTTAAATCAATCTCCGGTCTCGCACCTTTCCTTTCATACAGATTTGTCATCAAAGCTAAAGAGCCTTCTTTCATTTTCGAAAGATTTTCCTTTTGTTCTTCACTTGCCAACAGCTCAACATCCTCAAATCCTGCCCTTTACCATTACCTGATAGAGACCTTAAAATTTTCTGAAACTCAAGCTCTCAACGTCTCTAACCGGTTCTCTCACGTCAAATCTATTGAAACCCCCGAGTCTGTCCTCCAGTTTTTTCAGAACCTTGGTTTTTCCAGTTCTCATATACAGACTGCTGTCCGTCTTACGCCCCAAATTCTTTTTGCAAGAATTGACAGGTGCCTTAACCCTAAAATTAAGGTTTTTCAAGATCTTGGTCTTGTGGGTTATGATCTGGGTAAGTTCATCTCCAAGAATCCATTGGTTTTAACAGCTAGTTTAAAAACTAGATTGGTTCCTCGTATTGAAATGTTGAAGAAAATATTGTTGGACGATAAGAATAATGAGGGTTTGATAAAAGCTATCAATAGATGCTATTGGATTCTATGCAGATGTCCTGATTCACGATTGCTATCCAATATTGCTTTGCTGGAGAGTTGTGGGATAGTGGGGTCTCAGCTGGCAATGTTGCTGAGGCGGCAGCCCAGGCTTTTTGTTACAGAAGAGTCTAAAGTTAGAGATCTTATTTCACAGACTTCAAATATAGGGTTTTCTGTTAATTCAAGGATGTTCGTTTATGGTTTATGTACTGTTATTGGCATCAGTGATGAAACGTTCGAGAGAAAATTTGGAGTTTTGAAGAGTTTTGGATTTTCACAGGATGAATGTACAAAAATGTTTATAAAGGCGCCAAATTTACTTAGGTGCTCAGAGAAGAAGTTAAAGTTGGGAACTAATTTCTTCATGAACACAGTGAAAATAGAAAAGGAGGTCTTAGTTAGAAATCCTCAATCCTTGTTGCTGAGTATTGAAGAAAGAGTCATTCCTAGATATAAGGTCTTGGAGATTATTAAGTCAAGGAGGTTATTAAAGAAGGAGCCATTATTTCTTAATGTGTGTCATCACACAGAAGACGAGTTTGTGCGGAAGTTCATTTTGAGGTTTCCAGATGAGGTAGAGGATTTGCTGGTAGCTTACAAAAGTCATGCTCTGGATTCATCTTCAGAAGAAGAAAACACTTGA